CGCTCCTTCTGCTGTTTCGCACCTGATACAAAACTGTTAAGGGTTGACTATCATCCTCTTCCACAAAGCTTGTTTTTATATATCTCAGGAGAATAAATACAACAAAGCACGGGTAGGATAACGTTACTTAATAGACAAAGGCTAGGCAAGGACTAGACAGGAGGAACTACTATGAAGACAATCGCAGATACTATTGTACAAGTTTTGGTCAACGCAGGGGTCAAACGGATTTATGGCATCGTTGGAGATTCTTTAAATAATATGGTTGATTCCATTCGCAGGAGTGGCCAAATTGAATGGATTCATGTCAGACACGAAGAGGTGGCTGCCTTTGCAGCCGGGGCAGATGCCGATCTTAGCGGAAGCATTGCTGTCTGTGCCGGCAGCAGCGGTCCCGGAAATTTGCATCTGATTAATGGATTGTATGATTGCCACCGCAATCGGGTGCCTGTACTCGCTATTGCAGCCCATATTCCCAGTGACGAGATCGGAAGTGAATACTTTCAGGCTACACATCCCGAACGTCTTTTTGGAGAATGCAGTCACTTCTGTGAGGTTATTATGACACCGCGGCAGGTTCCGAGAACCGTAACTATGGCCATTCAACAGGCCGTGTCTCGTTCAGGTGTCTCTGTCATTGTCCTTCCCGGCGATGTAGCAGCTTTGGAGGCGGGAAAAGTCTCCGTCCCCGAACACGTCTACCATCCCACTGCACCTGTAGTGCACCCGTCACCTTCCGAAATTTCCCGGCTGGCCGAATATTTGAATAAAGGCAACCAAATTACTTTATTATGCGGAGCAGGCTGCGCACAATCTCACGAATTGCTCATGCAGCTGTGCGACAAGCTAAAATCACCTATCGTTTCTGCTTTGCGGGGCAAGGAATATCTGGAATATAACAACCCTTATTATGCAGGCTTGACCGGGCTGATCGGATACTCTTCCGGGTATCATGCGATGATGGATTGCGACGTCTTGCTCATGCTCGGAACGGATTTTCCTTACAGACAATTTTATCCGGAGGATGCGATTGTGCTGCAGGTGGATATTGAGTCTTCCCACCTCGGCAGACGTACTCCTCTAACCTATGGATTGTGCGGAGATGTAAAAGCAACGCTGGAGATGCTGCTTCCTCATTTGACGTCCGAGCATGATAACCAGCATCTGGAAAAATCGGTCTCCCGCTATGCCAAGGTCCGCAAGGAGCTGGATGAACTGGCGGCTGGCAAGCCGGGACATATGCCGATCCATCCACAATATCTCACCAAGGTCATTAGTGATGCCGCTCAAGCCAATGCCATTTTCACCTGTGATGTCGGTACGCCGACGGTGTGGGCAGCCCGTTATTTGCAGATGAACGGCCAGCGGCGGCTTATCGGTTCCTTCAACCATGGAACGATGGCAAACGCACTGCCGCAAGCAATTGGTGCACAGGCCACTGAGCCTGCACGGCAGGTCATTTCCCTCTCGGGCGATGGCGGACTCACGATGCTGATGGGCGATCTGCTAACCCTTAAACAGCATCAATTGCCTGTTAAAGTCATTGTATTCAATAATGGCGCTCTTGGTTTTGTCGAGCTGGAAATGAAAGCGGCCGGGTTCCTGGAAAGTGGTACCGAGCTGCTTAACCCTGATTTTGGTGCTGTAGCGCAAGCCATGGGACTCAAGGGCATCCGGGTTGAAGATCCATCTATGCTGGAGGGTGCCATTCAGCAAGCATTGGCCTATAATGGCCCTGTTGTGGTGGATGTGGTGGTCAACCGTCAGGAGCTATCCATGCCGCCTAAAATTAATCTTAAACAAGCACAAGGCTTTACACTGTGGATGATGAAAGCGGTGCTGAACGGGCGCGGTGATGAGATTGTTGAACTGGCGAAAACCAATCTCTTACGTTAAGTACCTGCAAAACAGCACGATTTTAGGCAAAAAAGGGCAGGAACAGTGCTTGATGCACCGAACCTGCCCTTTTGCGGCCTGCCTGTTTTCAGAATGATATTCAGCCTGACCTCTTAGCCGCCGATTTCCGCTTCATAAGCTCAGTCTCCATAAATATAAGCTCACCCTCGTTCGACGGTGACTGAATCCGTTCCAGAATGCATTCAGCTCCGCGCGCGCTAATCTGCTCAATCGGTCTTTTGACCGTCGTTAACGGCGGGGTTGTATACATGGAGAAGCCAATATCGTCAAAGCCAATAACAGATACGTCCTCAGGTACCTTCAAGCCGTTTTCAAATACTGCATTCATCGCACCGATGGCCATATCATCGTTAGAGCAAAATACCGCGGTCGGCGGCTCCGGCAAGGAAAGCAGCTGCTTCATCGCCTGGCTTCCGCTTTCGGTGTCATAATGCCCCTGGACGATGTATTCGTGTCGGATCGGCTTTCCCTTATCAATCAGCGCGTTCATGAAACCTTCGCGGCGCTGCTGGGTAGACTTGAAGCCTTCGACCCCTTCGATGATTGCGATGCGTTCATGTCCACTTTCAATGAGAAAGGAAACCGCCGCATAGGACCCTTCCTTATCATTGGAAATCACATTCACGATGCCAGCTCCGGACACCTGCCGATTCAGTACAACAAGCGGGATGCCCTGGCCGAGCACATGATAAATAAACGGGTTGTCCGCTTCGCTTTGACTCATCAGAATAATGCCATCAAAGCGTTTACGGTGAATGGCTGAAAAATCGGTATAATCGTCAATTCCTCGCACAAACAAATTGTAATCCACCCCGATGACACGATTCACTCCACGGATGGTATCCGCAAAAAAACTGGAGCTGGTGCCTTGTGAAATACTGGTGAAAAACAGGCCAATCGTATGCGAGCGCTGGAGAACAAGGCTTTTGGCGTTAAAGTTTGGAATATAATTCAGTTGCTCTGCCAATTCCATAATTTTGCGTTTCGTATCTTCTTTAATCAGCGGGCTATTGTTAAGCGCCCGGGAGACGGTTGTATGGGAAACATTCGCTAATTTGGCAATGTCTTTAATGGTAGCTGCCATATACGTATCCTTTCTTTAGTGAGGCTCTAAAAAATTATATACCCACCATACCACAGGAGCCGCCCGGAAAAGAAGACTTTCACAAATTATACGCGGTTTTCCGCATGTCGACGCTGCAAGTCTTGAACCATTTCTGCATGTTTGCTATCAGTCAGCTTATACATTTTACCGATGACCAGCATGGCCAATGCCAGGGCAACAGCCGGATAGAGACAAAGCAATGCCTTGATCCCGAGCAGTGTTCCAGAGGACTGAACCACATTCGGAACATATCCGATGAGCGCCAGTCCGATCCCCGATAGAAAGCCGGACAAGGATTGAGCCAGCTTGCGCGAAAAATTGAATAGTGAGTACGTAATCCCTTCCTTCCGCTCCCCGGATGACCATTCGCCGTAGTCAATGATATCGGAGACAAATGCCCAGGTAACTCCGTTAGGAATACTAATACCAATGAACGAAATACTGGCCAGAATTGTGAAAATATATACATTTGAAGGCATAAAAAAGTTGATGGAGTCGGCAATGACACTAACCAGCATCCCGAGCATGGCTGTTTTTCGTTTACCAAAACGCCGCACCAGCTTGGGCAGAAACAACACACCCAGCAGCGACGAACCGATAATAATAAAATTCATATAAGCCATTAGCTCTACATGCCCCAAATTATATTCGGCAAAATAGACCAGCAGTGCGGACTTGATATTGTACGCGGATATGGTGAAAATCGTCATCAAAACGAGTACCAGCAAAGGCTTGTTAGTCGTAAAGGTGTGCACAATAACGCCTAAAGACAGCTTTTCCTTGGGTCCGGATTGACTAATAATGCGTTCTTTCGTTCCTCGGTAACATATGATGAAAGCAATCACACCGATGAGTGACATGATTCCCATCACAACCGGATAGCCAACATGATGATTAGGAAACAGCAAAATCAGCGGCATAACAACGACACTGGTTACAAATAATGCGCCTAGTGAGCCTGCCTGACGGAAAGAAGACAACGAGGCGCGCTGAATGGTATCCTGCGTAATGGCTGCACCCAGTGAACCATATGGAATATTTACAATAGAATAGCCAATCCCCCAGATCATATAGGACGCATAAGCGTAAATGAGTTTGCCTGTGGGTGAAATATTGGGTGAAATAAAGGTAAGAATCGTAAGAATCGCAAGGATAACGCTTCCAATGATGAGAAAAGGTCTGAATTTTCCACGTGAACCAATATGCTTGCGGTAATCAACAAAGGACCCGACAACCGGATCACATATGGCGGCAAACAGCTTGCTGACCAAAAAGATGCCGGCGGCTGCTCCCGCTGAAACACCTGCCACATCCGTAAAAAATTTCAGCAGATACAGCTGCCCCAAATCAAACATGAACCCGTTGCCAAAGTCACCCATACCGTACGAAATCTTTTCTTTCAGGCTAATGTGCTCGCCTGCTTTGTTGTCAGCTTGAACGCTCTGCTGTACGATAGGCACTCCCATACCTACACACTCCTCTTCTATTGTGATTTTATTCACATAAATGTTTGATGTCTACCCGTTTGTCACTCGCTCTTACCAGGCCATTAAATACAACCTCCTGGCAAGAGCATCTTTTTTATGGAATACGTAAGCTATTGCCTTGACATAAAAGTGTCATTTGCTATGAACAACGGTGGGGAAATTAAAATATTGCTCGGCGTTATTGTAGCAAATATTTTGTACCATGGCTCCGAGCAGCTCCAAATCCTCAGGCGCCTTGCCCTCCTGAACCCACGTTCCGATCAGATCGCAGAGTATGCGCCGGAAATATTCGTGGCGTGTGTAGGACAGGAAGCTGCGAGAATCTGTTAGCATACCGATAAAACGGGACAGCACCCCTTGGTTGGCCAGCAGCTTCATCTGCTCCTGCATGCCTTCGATATGGTCGTTAAACCACCACGCAGTACCAAACTGAATTTTGCCCACGGTTCCACCGGATTGGAAGCAGCCCGCAAGACTTGCCAGCACTGGATAATCAACCGGATTAAGCGAGTACAAAATGGTTCTTGGCAATCCTCCTGCCAGCTCCTGCGCGTCCAGCAATGCCGCCAGCGAGCGGGCAAAGGAGCCGTCATTTACGGAGTCGTAGCCGGTATCCGGTCCCAGATGGCGGAACATAGCGGTATTATTGTTACGCAGCGCGTGAATATGGTATTGCATCGCCCAGCCAAGCTCTGCATACTGCTTACCGAGGAATACCAGCACATATGATTTGTATTTCGCTTCCTCTAACGGAGTCACACGACCTTCCTTTAGTGCCTTGCCGAATATGGCAGCCGCTTCTTCCCGTGTCGCTTCCTCATAGACTACCGTATCCAGTGCATGATCGGATACCCGTCCTCCAGCAGCATGAAAATGACGCACCCGGCTCGCCAGCGCATTCAAAAATCCTTCAAAGCCGGAAACATCCAGGCCGCTGACCTCACCCAGACGGGCTACCCAAGGCTGGAAGGTTTCACGATTAATTTCCAAGGCTTTGTCCGGGCGGAAGCTCGGCAATACAGCCACTGGAAAATCGCTCAGCTTGCAGATTTGTTTATGGTATTCAAGATGGTCCGTCGGATCATCTGTGGTGCACACAACAGTTACCTTCGAATTTACAATCAGATCACGTGCTCCAAAGCCCTGTCCCTGCAGCTTTTGGTTCACTTTCTCCCAGATCAAAGGTGCGTTCTGTTCATTTAACAGCTCATGTACACCGAAAAAGCGTTGAAGCTCCAAATGTGTCCAATGGTACAGTGGGTTACCGATCAGTGTAGGTACGGTTTTGGCCCAAGCCAAAAACTTGTCATAATCTTCGGCATCCCCCGTAATCAAGCGCTCCTCTACCCCATTGGCCCGCATCAGTCTCCACTTGTAATGATCTCCGTACAACCAAGCTTCCGTAATATTCTTGAATTCTTTATTTTCGTAAATTTCCTGTGGACTTAAATGACAATGATAGTCAATAATCGGCATATCCTTGGCATACTGATGATACAAAATTTCAGCTGTGGGATTGCTTAACAAAAAGTTTTCATCTAAAAATGCTTTAGTCATTACTCTCTCATCCCTTCTATAGTCCTCTTTCCAACAAAATTGTTAACGTTAACAAAAATGATTGTATTCTGCCTATTATTTAGCAATAGCATTCTGCATAACTTAACAGGTCACGTTATTATACAAGACGATCAGGCCATATTATGATTCCTGCTTCTCATATCGCTCTGGATCATTTCACCTTAAATTTAATGTTTACGTTAACAACAACTATATTGTAACCGCTATCCTTTGCAGAGGAAAGTGATTTTTATCATGTGGGATGACAAAAAATAAACAGGAACCCGATACAGGCATACGAAAACCAAAATTTCGTCTGCTTCATACGAAGTAACTTTCCTTTCGACAGGAATTCCTTTTTCAAGTCTCCGCACTCTGTATTTCCCCATTAAAATGGCATTTCGAAAACGATTTCATTATTTTTTGCCATTTTTCTGAAAATTTCTCTCTTGAAAATACCAGTTATTGTATTATAATTGTCACATGCATCCAATGTTTTACATTGAAAGTATTTCATAATATTTCAAAGACAAAAGAAGAGGTGACTGCATTGAGTACAAAAGTGCAAGATGTCCAAGCAAAGACCGTTACGAAAGGAGCTGACCTTGTTGTCGATTGTTTGATCAAGCAAGGAGTAACGCACATTTTTGGTAT
This DNA window, taken from Paenibacillus kribbensis, encodes the following:
- the poxB gene encoding ubiquinone-dependent pyruvate dehydrogenase — protein: MKTIADTIVQVLVNAGVKRIYGIVGDSLNNMVDSIRRSGQIEWIHVRHEEVAAFAAGADADLSGSIAVCAGSSGPGNLHLINGLYDCHRNRVPVLAIAAHIPSDEIGSEYFQATHPERLFGECSHFCEVIMTPRQVPRTVTMAIQQAVSRSGVSVIVLPGDVAALEAGKVSVPEHVYHPTAPVVHPSPSEISRLAEYLNKGNQITLLCGAGCAQSHELLMQLCDKLKSPIVSALRGKEYLEYNNPYYAGLTGLIGYSSGYHAMMDCDVLLMLGTDFPYRQFYPEDAIVLQVDIESSHLGRRTPLTYGLCGDVKATLEMLLPHLTSEHDNQHLEKSVSRYAKVRKELDELAAGKPGHMPIHPQYLTKVISDAAQANAIFTCDVGTPTVWAARYLQMNGQRRLIGSFNHGTMANALPQAIGAQATEPARQVISLSGDGGLTMLMGDLLTLKQHQLPVKVIVFNNGALGFVELEMKAAGFLESGTELLNPDFGAVAQAMGLKGIRVEDPSMLEGAIQQALAYNGPVVVDVVVNRQELSMPPKINLKQAQGFTLWMMKAVLNGRGDEIVELAKTNLLR
- a CDS encoding LacI family DNA-binding transcriptional regulator, which codes for MAATIKDIAKLANVSHTTVSRALNNSPLIKEDTKRKIMELAEQLNYIPNFNAKSLVLQRSHTIGLFFTSISQGTSSSFFADTIRGVNRVIGVDYNLFVRGIDDYTDFSAIHRKRFDGIILMSQSEADNPFIYHVLGQGIPLVVLNRQVSGAGIVNVISNDKEGSYAAVSFLIESGHERIAIIEGVEGFKSTQQRREGFMNALIDKGKPIRHEYIVQGHYDTESGSQAMKQLLSLPEPPTAVFCSNDDMAIGAMNAVFENGLKVPEDVSVIGFDDIGFSMYTTPPLTTVKRPIEQISARGAECILERIQSPSNEGELIFMETELMKRKSAAKRSG
- a CDS encoding MFS transporter, which produces MGVPIVQQSVQADNKAGEHISLKEKISYGMGDFGNGFMFDLGQLYLLKFFTDVAGVSAGAAAGIFLVSKLFAAICDPVVGSFVDYRKHIGSRGKFRPFLIIGSVILAILTILTFISPNISPTGKLIYAYASYMIWGIGYSIVNIPYGSLGAAITQDTIQRASLSSFRQAGSLGALFVTSVVVMPLILLFPNHHVGYPVVMGIMSLIGVIAFIICYRGTKERIISQSGPKEKLSLGVIVHTFTTNKPLLVLVLMTIFTISAYNIKSALLVYFAEYNLGHVELMAYMNFIIIGSSLLGVLFLPKLVRRFGKRKTAMLGMLVSVIADSINFFMPSNVYIFTILASISFIGISIPNGVTWAFVSDIIDYGEWSSGERKEGITYSLFNFSRKLAQSLSGFLSGIGLALIGYVPNVVQSSGTLLGIKALLCLYPAVALALAMLVIGKMYKLTDSKHAEMVQDLQRRHAENRV
- the uxaC gene encoding glucuronate isomerase — its product is MTKAFLDENFLLSNPTAEILYHQYAKDMPIIDYHCHLSPQEIYENKEFKNITEAWLYGDHYKWRLMRANGVEERLITGDAEDYDKFLAWAKTVPTLIGNPLYHWTHLELQRFFGVHELLNEQNAPLIWEKVNQKLQGQGFGARDLIVNSKVTVVCTTDDPTDHLEYHKQICKLSDFPVAVLPSFRPDKALEINRETFQPWVARLGEVSGLDVSGFEGFLNALASRVRHFHAAGGRVSDHALDTVVYEEATREEAAAIFGKALKEGRVTPLEEAKYKSYVLVFLGKQYAELGWAMQYHIHALRNNNTAMFRHLGPDTGYDSVNDGSFARSLAALLDAQELAGGLPRTILYSLNPVDYPVLASLAGCFQSGGTVGKIQFGTAWWFNDHIEGMQEQMKLLANQGVLSRFIGMLTDSRSFLSYTRHEYFRRILCDLIGTWVQEGKAPEDLELLGAMVQNICYNNAEQYFNFPTVVHSK